The nucleotide sequence CAAGAACCTACACATTGCCCATTTGTTAAATCAAGAGAAGCAATCAGAACATTAACTACTAGCATAACAACTATGAAGATCAGGATAGAACAGAACAGTGTGAGGTTACTATAACTTCGTCAACTAGCAATCGAGCAAATGTTCCCTTAAGATGTGTAGGACAAGCACCTAGGCAGATAATCATAATTCTTAATATGAATAACTGAAGCGGTCACATCTACACATTCTCTATTTTTCCAACAAAAAGTATAATATAAGTTCAATGGCAATTTCAGAATCTCAGAGTTCAGAAGGAATATAGGAACCAGATTAAGCTAGCTCCAATCGAATTTGCCAAAAACAAAAAACATGAGAATGAAATCTTCTCCATGGATACCTAGATCGGTCAAAACTAAGATCCCCACATTATTCCCCCCAAAGAAAACAAAGTAATAGACGGGACAGGATCAAAACAATTCAGATCTGAAAACAGACGATCACCTTCTGTTCGATCTCGGGAACCTTGAGAACTTTTAGATTGACCTCCCTTTTTCTTCAATAAAGTCAACAAGAACGTTAGACGggagcaaagaaaaaaaaaatatctcgAACTACAGATCTCAACCGAAAAGAGATTAATGAAAGCGATCCGGAGGATGCTCACATCTCTCGAACCGTTTGATCAAGGACCTTCATGAAATCCATGGTCGGAGCAGTCGAAGAAAGAGATCTCGATCTGAGGCCTATGATTAGAAAAAAGAGAGATAAAATTCTAGTTACGGCTAACGAAAGCTCCAAGATTCATAGAGTAGAAACGGATGAATTCGTCCGGCATTACCGTTTCAAGGGGAGGAGGAAGGGCCGGCGATCGCGGCGAAGGTTGGCCGGAGTCGCAgcgcagagagagagagaatgttaattattttttatttatttatgtctGATTTCGTGGTTGGGGGGAGTCGTGAATGAGAAAGCGAGATGAGGTGTCAGCCCCTGAGATCAGACGGCTGTCGTTTGGGGTCTCCCATCGTGCGGTCAGATCTTCTAGTGGACCCATGGAACGACTTTGATCGAATTGGACAATTTTCTTGGGTGATGTGGATTTCATTCCCACGAGCCATCATGGCAAAGCAAGGGTGAGTCAGCATCAGTCATCACGTGACATCACCGTGAACGAATCCTCGCTGACTCAGCTCCATCTCGCCGTTGAAAAAGCCACGGAAGATTTGAATATACATGGAAACCTTTACGAAGTTTGGTATATAATTTTGATCGGAAGGataattatattttctttatttagtgtttattaattttttatattattataaaataatataaatatctTGCAACCTCTATAGAAGGTGACGGCCGACGGCAGTGGCCGCCGCATCTTGGCCGACAACGGTCAACCACAGTAGAAGTTGTGATTAGTTGATGTCGAAAATGGACTAAcgatatatttgatatttaaattttagttaaacgaTAATTTCATAATATAATCAGATCATATGATGATCAATTGATGTCGAAAATAGACTAACGgtatatttagtatttaaattttagttaaataatAATTTCGTAATATAATCGGATTATATGGTATTGACcttataatttaaattataaaatttttgtttttttaatctagattatattatattataattttaaaatggtacaaaataaaataattaatattaattgtaATATAATTTGATTACTTTGTAATGGATTATCTCCTACCCAACATAGCACCTAGTAACTACtctaatatttaaaatttgattctTTCACTCTCTAATCAAATCATTATAAGAAtactataatattaaaatattttttattaaatttcattaaaattattttattttggttaaaattattttaaaatatttaccaATAATATTGTATTAGCTTGTTACACTAATTATGTAGTTACtgtaataattaatcttatattAGCTGTTATAGCAGTGTAATAACTACTAAATAgctacaaaaattttaaaataattttaatagagtttaagtaattttaactaaattgatAAATAATACTTACATAATAATGTGTAaagtaattttgattttgattaaaaTGAAACGTTAGATTTTATCATAGTATAGTAATTATTTTGTAGCACGTACTTATATATGAATCTTATAATAATTAATCATAGCTCTTAGGGTATTCGTAATTGTTTAAATGTTAATATATCACCTATTCAAATAGCATGTTAGACATTTGTTATAATTCTCTCTAGGTGATATGGTGGTTAAAATATGAGGTACGGTCGCATACGATGATTTACCTCTTTCGTATGATACTGAAAGCGAAtgaattactttttttttatcatatgtcACATATCCATTATATTTATATCTCCTTTTTATTAACTTGCATTAGTATTGATTATTTATTGTCCCATTATCCATTTATTAATCTATATTCTTtatatctattttatttttattttaaaattttttaatataaaatctaGATTAACAACGTTCAGAATTAAACACGGTTGATTAATATATAGATATTATAACAGGCATCAATATTGTTTTGTAATATTATTTGGATGATTATAACACttatatattaatatcaatagGGATGTTTTTATAAagatgtaaaaaataataatattttgggGATAAAATGGAGATGGAAAAACGTTGGCGACTTTTTTTGTTTTTGCCTAATAAAAGAATATTCTTCCGCGGAGTCATCATTCAGTGCCCCTGAGTAATATGCGGATCATTTACTATTACAAATAAATGACAGTGTCTAGTTAACAAACTCTATTTGACAATATCGGACGTTGACTTATCAGTTAAATAatttaggaagatgaagaggtttttTCAAATGTCAAATCAAAAATAAAGACTGAATGCAAAGTTACAGATGAGGaaacaaacaattaattaaaagCGAGAGACATCAATGCCCTTCGTTTCAATTCAAGCGTAGCCTTAGACATACTGCTGACTCAGTCCAGTTTCTATTTGTCCTTCGAGTTTATGGGCAAATGCCAATGCCAATGCCCAGAGCAGAAAAATACTCACCGCTGCTATTGGTCACGGAGAACCGGACAATGCGAATAATGTAGCAGTTGAAGAGCTTAATCTGTCAAAAGATATTAAGAAGAACAATGGGACAGCAACAAGCTCTTTATTATGCAACCAAATTGCTAACAAAAGAGAACATGATTGAACTCGTGCAAGTTGCAGGCCCATTGAACACTGGCTCATGAGAAACAAAAGAGAAGAGTAAACAGTGAGAGAGAATCTCGGTGCAGGGAGAAAAGTCTGATGGCTCGCCACCTTCCTCGGCGGCTCGGCATTAGCTTTCAGACTGCAGTTACACCATCCATGCGATTCTCATGGCCTCTGACCACTTTCCCAATAGCAGTTAAAGATGTTACTAATCGCGACTACTGCTAGTCTTCTTCTCTGTCGTCGGTTCCTGGGTTCCATGGAATTGTTTCGATTTCCTGGTGGTCATAGCCATAGCTGCCGAGAAAGAAGTCGCCGGCGTCTCCCAGCCCGAGGGCCGAGAGGAACATCTCGTCGGACGAGCTACACCAGCTGCTCACCGATGACGACGGAGCCGCCGAGGGTTCCTCCGTCGGGGACACCACATGCTCGACGAAATTCGTCTCAGGGAACGGCATCTGGTCGCTGGGTAGTGGAAGAGGACTAGCGTCGGCGAAGTTGAACTCGGCCCGGTCGAGAGCTTCGTTTTTGATGGGAACAGACGAGGCGAGGGATCCAGTGCGGACGGCCTTCGCCGTGAGCAGCTTCTTCTTGAGCTTGGTGTTCCAGTGGTTCTTCACATCGTTGTCCGTTCGCCCCGCCAAGTGGGAAGCAATCGCCGACCACCTATTCAAAGATCGCGGATTAGGCAAGATCGAATCCGGATCCCCAAATTTCCTAGCCGATCGACTCAAACCTGCTTCCGATTCGATCGTAGAGAGCGTAAATGATGCCGTCCTCCTCCTCCGTGAATCCGCCGTGCTTGATATTAGGGCGGAGGTAGTTGAGCCATCTCAGGCGGCAGCTCTTGCCGCATCTCTTGAGGCCTGCATTACTCACGGATCAACCGATTTGCTCGAAAAAAAATCACAGACATTATTATTCATTCAGCACCAAATTGACCTGCTTTTAGGGGCAAAGTGATCCAGTTGCCTCCGAAGCCGTTCTTCTCGATGTAGCTTTTCAGGGAGGCGTCCTCCTCCGGCGACCACGGTCCTCGCTTGACGTTGGCCTTGTCGCAGCACGGAGTTCTTCCCATCGaacgagagaaagagagagagacagGAAGAGAAAGTGGAGCAGGCGAAGAAGGAAGCTTCTCTCCACGTCAGTTATAAAGGGCAAGAGGCGAAGGATGGAAATCGTATGGGAATCATATTTTGTTTTATGTAAGGTTCATTTTGTAAATAATAAAGCCCCTGTTGGAACATTTCATACGAACCTTTgtggattatttttcaattttaaaaattattatatgaaACCGAATCATG is from Zingiber officinale cultivar Zhangliang chromosome 7B, Zo_v1.1, whole genome shotgun sequence and encodes:
- the LOC122006000 gene encoding transcription factor RAX2-like, whose protein sequence is MGRTPCCDKANVKRGPWSPEEDASLKSYIEKNGFGGNWITLPLKAGLKRCGKSCRLRWLNYLRPNIKHGGFTEEEDGIIYALYDRIGSRWSAIASHLAGRTDNDVKNHWNTKLKKKLLTAKAVRTGSLASSVPIKNEALDRAEFNFADASPLPLPSDQMPFPETNFVEHVVSPTEEPSAAPSSSVSSWCSSSDEMFLSALGLGDAGDFFLGSYGYDHQEIETIPWNPGTDDREED